In Massilia forsythiae, one DNA window encodes the following:
- a CDS encoding FAD-dependent monooxygenase, with product MTSYTTSSAPLRSDGRNNPGQGAGQGAVRRSDVCIIGNGAIAKTAALGLSQAGHGVTLLVPPARAEQASAAPSYGGERPWDVRVYALNHTAHALLSSLKVWGALDMARVAPVDAMDVQGDGAGSGHLGFDAFGAHAGALAWIVEDSNLNGALDAALRFAQNVTVVEGRASRLACAQDGARVELEQGGAIEAQLVLGADGRDSWVRGQCDIGIDYRSYRQRAIVANFTCEKPHHNVARQWFTCKDGIVALLPLPGNKVSLVWSAPDALADTIMNESLGELAIRLGEHADRELGLLKPLQPEVVKAIPLALVRPHAITAPHVALLGDAAHAVHPLAGHGMNLGFGDIVDLLEVIGAREAHHGIGDERVLARYARARKEDVLLMQLATDGLERLFGTNLEPLRVVRNIGLNLLDKLPLVKRRLIAHAMGK from the coding sequence ATGACCTCATACACCACTTCCTCCGCACCATTGCGCAGCGATGGGCGCAACAATCCGGGCCAGGGCGCGGGCCAGGGCGCCGTCCGCCGCAGCGACGTCTGCATCATCGGCAACGGCGCCATCGCCAAGACCGCGGCGCTGGGCCTGTCGCAGGCCGGCCATGGCGTGACGCTGCTGGTGCCGCCGGCGCGCGCCGAGCAGGCGTCGGCAGCGCCATCGTACGGTGGCGAGCGCCCGTGGGACGTGCGCGTGTACGCATTGAATCACACGGCGCACGCGCTGCTGTCGTCGCTGAAGGTGTGGGGCGCGCTCGACATGGCGCGCGTGGCGCCGGTCGATGCGATGGATGTGCAGGGTGACGGCGCGGGCAGCGGCCACCTGGGCTTCGATGCCTTCGGCGCCCATGCCGGCGCGCTGGCCTGGATCGTCGAGGACAGCAATTTGAATGGGGCGCTGGACGCTGCGCTGCGCTTCGCCCAGAACGTGACGGTGGTCGAAGGCCGCGCCAGTCGGCTGGCCTGCGCGCAGGACGGAGCCAGGGTGGAGCTGGAGCAGGGCGGCGCCATCGAGGCGCAGCTGGTGCTGGGCGCCGACGGGCGCGACTCGTGGGTCCGCGGCCAGTGCGACATCGGCATCGACTACCGCTCGTACCGCCAGCGCGCCATCGTCGCCAATTTTACCTGCGAAAAGCCGCACCACAACGTCGCGCGCCAGTGGTTCACCTGCAAGGACGGCATCGTGGCGCTGCTGCCGCTGCCGGGCAACAAGGTGTCGCTGGTATGGTCGGCGCCGGATGCGCTGGCCGATACCATCATGAACGAATCGCTGGGCGAACTGGCGATCCGCCTGGGCGAGCATGCCGACCGCGAGCTCGGCCTGCTCAAGCCCTTGCAGCCGGAAGTGGTGAAGGCGATTCCGCTGGCGCTGGTGCGCCCGCACGCGATCACCGCGCCGCACGTGGCCCTGCTCGGCGACGCTGCCCACGCGGTGCATCCGCTGGCCGGGCACGGGATGAACCTGGGCTTCGGCGACATCGTCGACCTGCTCGAGGTGATCGGCGCGCGCGAGGCGCACCACGGCATCGGCGACGAACGCGTGCTGGCGCGCTATGCGCGCGCGCGCAAGGAAGATGTGTTGCTGATGCAACTGGCGACCGATGGCCTGGAGCGTTTGTTCGGCACCAACCTGGAGCCGCTGCGCGTGGTGCGCAATATCGGATTAAACTTGCTGGATAAATTGCCGCTAGTTAAGCGCCGGCTGATCGCGCATGCGATGGGCAAATAA
- a CDS encoding DUF4242 domain-containing protein, with amino-acid sequence MPRYLVERTFPDGLHVPVDAEGASALSKIVEANSSQGVTWVHSYVSADKTRTYCIYDAPTPEAIKQVAERNGLPVNNISEVSVLEPYFYH; translated from the coding sequence ATGCCACGCTACCTGGTCGAACGCACTTTTCCCGATGGTCTTCACGTCCCCGTCGATGCCGAGGGCGCCAGCGCCCTGAGCAAGATCGTCGAGGCCAACAGCAGCCAGGGCGTCACCTGGGTGCATTCCTATGTGAGCGCAGATAAAACCCGCACGTATTGCATCTACGATGCGCCGACGCCGGAAGCGATCAAGCAGGTCGCCGAGCGCAACGGGCTGCCGGTCAACAATATCAGCGAAGTCTCGGTGCTGGAACCTTACTTCTATCACTGA
- a CDS encoding nucleotidyltransferase family protein: MRACPVAILLAAGRGRRFDPDGRRNKLLQALPGGEPVVVASARKLLAAFPRVIAVTPPEDGGVGALLAALGCEVTVCADADSGMAASLVQALRHSLGPTADDPSSPRRRGPIRSLQYPAHDLIDGADTDSTIPSAWLIALGDMPHVASATLLALREALAAGAPIVAPVHDGRRGNPVGFSRIHLDALLALQGEQGARRLLQTCAVTEVAVNDPGILLDIDTPSDLAAS, translated from the coding sequence ATGCGCGCCTGCCCCGTCGCGATCTTGCTGGCCGCCGGCAGGGGGCGCCGCTTCGATCCGGACGGCCGGCGCAACAAGCTGCTGCAAGCGCTGCCCGGCGGCGAACCCGTGGTCGTGGCCAGCGCGCGCAAGCTGCTGGCCGCGTTCCCGCGCGTGATCGCCGTGACGCCGCCCGAGGACGGCGGCGTCGGCGCACTGCTGGCGGCGCTCGGCTGCGAGGTGACCGTGTGCGCCGATGCCGACAGCGGCATGGCCGCTTCGCTGGTGCAGGCCCTGCGCCATTCGCTCGGACCCACTGCCGATGATCCGTCGTCCCCGCGCAGGCGGGGACCCATACGCAGCCTGCAGTACCCCGCTCATGACCTTATCGACGGCGCCGATACCGACAGCACCATCCCCAGCGCCTGGCTGATCGCCCTCGGCGACATGCCCCACGTCGCCTCCGCCACCTTGCTGGCCCTGCGCGAAGCGCTGGCCGCCGGCGCCCCCATCGTCGCCCCCGTGCACGACGGCCGGCGCGGCAACCCGGTCGGTTTCAGCCGCATCCACCTGGACGCGCTGCTGGCGTTACAAGGCGAGCAGGGCGCACGCCGCCTGCTGCAGACCTGCGCGGTCACCGAGGTGGCGGTGAACGACCCCGGCATCCTGCTCGACATCGACACGCCGTCCGACCTGGCCGCATCCTGA
- a CDS encoding M61 family metallopeptidase: protein MKKTTSKKQPAIHYTIVPKDLSGHLFNVTVTVAAPAADGQVFALPAWIPGSYMIREFARNIVRIRAESADGPVALVKLDKHAWQAAPVDGPLSLHYEVYAWDLSVRAAHLDQTHGFFNGTSVFLRALGQEHQPHQVDIQRPADPAAKTWRVATSLPELGAKRYGFGTYVAGDYDELIDHPVEMGDFALGTFTASGIQHDIVITGRVPNLDMARLEQDLKAICETQIAFFEPATRLAPMERYVFMTMAVGDGYGGLEHRASTALICARADLPTTAAPKTAEPNEGYITFLGLCSHEYFHTWNVKRIKPAVFAPYDLQVENYTPLLWLFEGFTSYYDDLMLVRSGIISEATYFKLLGKTVGSVLRGSGRTKQSVAESSFDAWSKYYRQDENAPNAIISYYTKGSLVGLAFDLTIRAKTGGARSLDDVMRALWERYGRDFYAADAEGGRGVTDKEVEALFDEVSGVRLKSIFDRYIRGTEDIPLAKLYAPFGVKLADERKNTKPSLDAGIGRDAGGAKLTQIHEGGAAHQAGLSAGDILIAVDGLRVNGNPSNLDQLFARYRVGDTLTVHAFRRDELMAFDVTLQGDRVPCVQLAPAPGVRRTALLKRPSAT from the coding sequence ATGAAAAAAACCACGTCCAAGAAGCAGCCCGCCATCCACTACACCATCGTGCCCAAGGATCTGTCGGGCCACCTGTTCAATGTCACCGTCACCGTGGCCGCACCGGCCGCGGACGGCCAGGTGTTCGCGCTGCCGGCCTGGATCCCGGGCAGCTACATGATCCGCGAGTTCGCGCGCAACATCGTGCGTATCCGCGCCGAGTCGGCCGATGGTCCGGTGGCGCTGGTCAAGCTCGACAAGCACGCGTGGCAAGCCGCTCCGGTCGACGGCCCGCTCAGCCTGCACTATGAGGTGTACGCCTGGGACCTGTCGGTGCGCGCCGCCCATCTCGACCAGACCCACGGTTTCTTCAACGGCACCAGCGTGTTCCTGCGCGCGCTCGGCCAGGAACACCAGCCGCACCAGGTCGACATCCAGCGTCCGGCCGATCCGGCCGCCAAGACCTGGCGCGTAGCGACCTCGCTGCCGGAACTGGGCGCCAAGCGCTACGGCTTCGGCACCTACGTGGCGGGCGACTACGACGAACTGATCGACCATCCGGTCGAGATGGGCGATTTCGCGCTCGGCACCTTCACCGCCAGCGGCATCCAGCACGACATCGTGATCACCGGCCGCGTGCCCAACCTGGACATGGCGCGCCTGGAGCAGGATTTGAAGGCCATCTGCGAGACGCAGATCGCCTTTTTCGAGCCGGCCACGCGACTGGCGCCGATGGAGCGCTACGTGTTCATGACGATGGCGGTGGGCGACGGCTACGGCGGCCTGGAGCACCGCGCCTCGACCGCGCTGATCTGCGCGCGCGCCGATTTGCCGACCACGGCGGCGCCCAAGACGGCCGAGCCGAACGAGGGCTACATCACCTTCCTCGGCCTGTGCAGCCACGAATACTTCCACACTTGGAACGTCAAGCGCATCAAGCCGGCGGTGTTCGCGCCCTACGACCTGCAAGTCGAGAACTACACGCCGCTGTTGTGGCTGTTCGAAGGGTTCACCAGCTACTACGACGACCTGATGCTGGTGCGCAGCGGCATCATCAGCGAAGCGACCTATTTCAAATTGCTCGGTAAAACGGTCGGCAGCGTGCTGCGCGGCAGCGGCCGCACCAAGCAGAGCGTGGCCGAATCCAGCTTCGATGCCTGGAGCAAGTATTACCGCCAGGACGAGAATGCACCCAACGCCATCATCAGCTACTACACCAAGGGTTCGCTGGTGGGCCTGGCCTTCGACCTGACCATCCGCGCCAAGACCGGCGGCGCCCGCTCGCTGGACGACGTGATGCGCGCGCTGTGGGAACGCTACGGCCGCGATTTCTATGCCGCCGATGCCGAGGGCGGACGCGGCGTGACGGACAAGGAGGTCGAGGCGCTGTTCGACGAGGTCAGCGGCGTGCGCCTGAAATCGATCTTCGACCGCTACATCCGCGGCACCGAGGACATCCCGCTGGCCAAGCTGTACGCCCCCTTCGGCGTCAAATTGGCGGACGAGCGCAAGAACACGAAACCGTCGCTGGATGCCGGCATCGGCCGCGATGCCGGCGGCGCCAAGCTGACGCAGATCCACGAGGGCGGGGCGGCGCACCAGGCCGGGCTGTCCGCCGGCGACATCCTGATCGCGGTCGACGGCCTGCGCGTGAACGGCAACCCGTCCAACCTGGACCAGCTGTTCGCGCGCTACCGCGTGGGCGACACCCTTACCGTGCACGCCTTCCGCCGCGACGAACTGATGGCGTTCGACGTGACGCTGCAGGGCGACCGGGTGCCGTGCGTGCAATTGGCGCCGGCGCCGGGCGTGCGCCGTACGGCGCTGCTCAAGCGCCCGAGCGCGACTTAA
- a CDS encoding DsbC family protein: MLKTKLAVLLATGLITSCVGAQNAVEATIKKAIEPRLGGAKIDSIKETPYSGLYELRVAGDILYTDKKGEYLVIGHVYDAKTTRDLTRERIDDINKIKFSDLPLGDAIKQVKGDGKRVIAVFEDPNCGYCKRLRQTTLKNLDNVTIYTFMYNILSEDSFAKSKNIWCAPDRSKAWDDWMISGKAAPAAAASCETPNDKVLALGQKLRIQGTPAIFFADGSRIPGAVDQKTLETKLSSLK, from the coding sequence ATGCTTAAAACCAAGCTCGCCGTCCTGTTGGCGACCGGCCTGATCACGTCGTGCGTCGGCGCCCAGAATGCGGTCGAAGCGACCATCAAGAAGGCGATCGAGCCGCGCCTGGGCGGCGCCAAGATCGATTCGATCAAGGAAACCCCGTATTCCGGCCTGTACGAACTGCGCGTGGCCGGCGATATCTTGTACACCGACAAGAAGGGCGAATACCTGGTCATCGGCCACGTGTACGACGCCAAGACCACGCGCGACCTGACGCGCGAGCGCATCGACGACATCAACAAGATCAAGTTTTCCGACCTGCCCTTGGGCGATGCGATCAAGCAGGTCAAGGGCGACGGCAAGCGCGTGATCGCCGTGTTCGAGGATCCGAACTGCGGCTATTGCAAGCGCCTGCGCCAGACTACGCTGAAGAACCTCGATAACGTGACGATCTACACCTTTATGTACAACATCCTGTCCGAGGATTCGTTCGCCAAGTCGAAGAACATCTGGTGCGCGCCGGACCGTTCCAAGGCCTGGGACGACTGGATGATCAGCGGCAAGGCCGCGCCGGCGGCGGCCGCAAGTTGCGAGACGCCGAACGACAAGGTGCTGGCGCTGGGCCAGAAGCTGCGCATCCAGGGCACGCCGGCGATCTTCTTCGCCGACGGCAGCCGCATCCCGGGTGCCGTCGACCAGAAGACGCTGGAAACCAAGCTGTCCTCGCTGAAGTAA
- a CDS encoding zeta toxin family protein, with amino-acid sequence MQELTRHFAARTSFAFETTLSGRGYVRLIREWQNAGYRVKLIFLQLASAGEAIARVAQRIKQGGHHIPDDVIQRRFVAGKHNFDQIYAPIVDAWALYDNAGSTPILIDWSERS; translated from the coding sequence CTGCAAGAACTCACTCGCCACTTTGCCGCCCGCACCAGCTTTGCATTTGAGACGACGCTTTCAGGTCGAGGCTATGTTCGGCTGATCCGCGAATGGCAAAATGCCGGTTACCGCGTCAAGCTTATTTTCTTACAATTAGCAAGTGCTGGCGAAGCCATCGCACGCGTGGCGCAACGGATCAAGCAAGGCGGCCATCATATTCCTGACGACGTTATCCAGCGCCGCTTTGTTGCTGGGAAACATAATTTCGATCAGATTTATGCGCCCATCGTGGATGCCTGGGCTTTATATGACAATGCCGGATCTACCCCGATTCTTATCGACTGGAGCGAACGATCATGA